One window of the Lytechinus variegatus isolate NC3 chromosome 3, Lvar_3.0, whole genome shotgun sequence genome contains the following:
- the LOC121411748 gene encoding spore wall protein 2-like isoform X1: MERLFVIVLFVAMATITTAAPVNQSTSVEVKEPPQNMSSGQIDTIEGPKEVSSGEGEEPKPVSSGEQGESEEVSSGEKEEPKEVSSGEQGEPEEVSSGEKEEPKEVSSGEGEEPKPVSSGEQEEPKEIPSGEEDPSKEVSSGEEEKPQEISSNEEGEPKEVSSDEKEEEPKEVSSGEEKPKEMSSNEEDASKEVSSGEEEKPQEISSNEEGEPREVSSGEKEEEPKEVSSGEEEKPKEMSSNEEYALKEVSSGEEDASKEVSSGEEDKAKEISSGNEDGAKEISNDEGWVSEEVSSGEKGEPNEISSGEEREPNEISSGEGNIIKDNDKGDDDTDDDDDDDDTDDDDNETDDDDDDDDNDDD, from the exons ATGGAAAGATTGTTTGTCATCGTTCTGTTTGTTGCTATGGCAACCATTACGACGGCAGCTCCTG TTAACCAGAGCACAAGTGTGGAAGTTAAAGAACCACCGCAGAACATGTCAAGCGGCCAAATAGACACGATAGAGGGACCGAAAGAAGTATCGAGTGGTGAAGGAGAGGAACCGAAACCGGTATCGAGTGGTGAACAGGGGGAATCAGAAGAAGTATCGAGCGGTGAAAAGGAGGAACCGAAAGAAGTGTCGAGTGGTGAACAGGGGGAACCAGAAGAAGTATCGAGCGGTGAAAAGGAGGAACCGAAAGAAGTATCGAGTGGTGAAGGAGAGGAACCGAAACCGGTATCGAGTGGTGAACAGGAGGAACCGAAAGAAATACCGAGTGGTGAAGAAGATCCGTCGAAAGAAGTATCGAGTGGCGAAGAAGAAAAACCGCAAGAAATATCGAGCAATGAAGAAGGGGAGCCGAAAGAAGTATCGAgcgatgaaaaagaagaagagccGAAAGAAGTATCGAGTGGTGAAGAAAAACCGAAAGAAATGTCGAGCAATGAAGAAGATGCGTCGAAAGAAGTATCGAGTGGCGAAGAAGAAAAACCGCAAGAAATATCGAGCAATGAAGAAGGGGAGCCGAGAGAAGTATCGAGCggtgaaaaagaagaagagccGAAAGAAGTATCGAGTGGTGAAGAAGAAAAACCGAAAGAAATGTCGAGCAATGAAGAATACGCATTGAAAGAAGTATCGAGCGGTGAAGAAGATGCATCAAAAGAGGTATCGAGTGGTGAAGAAGATAAAGCGAAAGAAATATCGAGCGGAAATGAAGATGGAGCAAAGGAAATATCCAATGATGAAGGGTGGGTTTCGGAAGAGGTATCGAGTGGGGAGAAAGGGGAACCGAATGAAATATCGAGCGGTGAAGAACGGGAACCGAATGAAATATCGAGCGGTGAGGGGAACATCATTAAAGACAATGACAAAGGAGATGACGACactgatgatgacgatgatgacgacgataccgatgatgatgacaatgaaactgatgatgatgatgatgacgatgataatgatgatgattag
- the LOC121411748 gene encoding spore wall protein 2-like isoform X5 produces the protein MERLFVIVLFVAMATITTAAPVNQSTSVEVKEPPQNMSSGQIDTIEGPKEVSSGEGEEPKPVSSGEQGESEEVSSGEKEEPKEVSSGEQGEPEEVSSGEKEEPKEVSSGEGEEPKPVSSGEQEEPKEVSSGEEEKPQEISSNEEGEPREVSSGEKEEEPKEVSSGEEEKPKEMSSNEEYALKEVSSGEEDASKEVSSGEEDKAKEISSGNEDGAKEISNDEGWVSEEVSSGEKGEPNEISSGEEREPNEISSGEGNIIKDNDKGDDDTDDDDDDDDTDDDDNETDDDDDDDDNDDD, from the exons ATGGAAAGATTGTTTGTCATCGTTCTGTTTGTTGCTATGGCAACCATTACGACGGCAGCTCCTG TTAACCAGAGCACAAGTGTGGAAGTTAAAGAACCACCGCAGAACATGTCAAGCGGCCAAATAGACACGATAGAGGGACCGAAAGAAGTATCGAGTGGTGAAGGAGAGGAACCGAAACCGGTATCGAGTGGTGAACAGGGGGAATCAGAAGAAGTATCGAGCGGTGAAAAGGAGGAACCGAAAGAAGTGTCGAGTGGTGAACAGGGGGAACCAGAAGAAGTATCGAGCGGTGAAAAGGAGGAACCGAAAGAAGTATCGAGTGGTGAAGGAGAGGAACCGAAACCGGTATCGAGTGGTGAACAGGAGGAACCGAAAGAA GTATCGAGTGGCGAAGAAGAAAAACCGCAAGAAATATCGAGCAATGAAGAAGGGGAGCCGAGAGAAGTATCGAGCggtgaaaaagaagaagagccGAAAGAAGTATCGAGTGGTGAAGAAGAAAAACCGAAAGAAATGTCGAGCAATGAAGAATACGCATTGAAAGAAGTATCGAGCGGTGAAGAAGATGCATCAAAAGAGGTATCGAGTGGTGAAGAAGATAAAGCGAAAGAAATATCGAGCGGAAATGAAGATGGAGCAAAGGAAATATCCAATGATGAAGGGTGGGTTTCGGAAGAGGTATCGAGTGGGGAGAAAGGGGAACCGAATGAAATATCGAGCGGTGAAGAACGGGAACCGAATGAAATATCGAGCGGTGAGGGGAACATCATTAAAGACAATGACAAAGGAGATGACGACactgatgatgacgatgatgacgacgataccgatgatgatgacaatgaaactgatgatgatgatgatgacgatgataatgatgatgattag
- the LOC121411748 gene encoding protein starmaker-like isoform X4 codes for MERLFVIVLFVAMATITTAAPVNQSTSVEVKEPPQNMSSGQIDTIEGPKEVSSGEGEEPKPVSSGEQEEPKEIPSGEEDPSKEVSSGEEEKPQEISSNEEGEPKEVSSDEKEEEPKEVSSGEEKPKEMSSNEEDASKEVSSGEEEKPQEISSNEEGEPREVSSGEKEEEPKEVSSGEEEKPKEMSSNEEYALKEVSSGEEDASKEVSSGEEDKAKEISSGNEDGAKEISNDEGWVSEEVSSGEKGEPNEISSGEEREPNEISSGEGNIIKDNDKGDDDTDDDDDDDDTDDDDNETDDDDDDDDNDDD; via the exons ATGGAAAGATTGTTTGTCATCGTTCTGTTTGTTGCTATGGCAACCATTACGACGGCAGCTCCTG TTAACCAGAGCACAAGTGTGGAAGTTAAAGAACCACCGCAGAACATGTCAAGCGGCCAAATAGACACGATAGAGGGACCGAAAGAAGTATCGAGTG GTGAAGGAGAGGAACCGAAACCGGTATCGAGTGGTGAACAGGAGGAACCGAAAGAAATACCGAGTGGTGAAGAAGATCCGTCGAAAGAAGTATCGAGTGGCGAAGAAGAAAAACCGCAAGAAATATCGAGCAATGAAGAAGGGGAGCCGAAAGAAGTATCGAgcgatgaaaaagaagaagagccGAAAGAAGTATCGAGTGGTGAAGAAAAACCGAAAGAAATGTCGAGCAATGAAGAAGATGCGTCGAAAGAAGTATCGAGTGGCGAAGAAGAAAAACCGCAAGAAATATCGAGCAATGAAGAAGGGGAGCCGAGAGAAGTATCGAGCggtgaaaaagaagaagagccGAAAGAAGTATCGAGTGGTGAAGAAGAAAAACCGAAAGAAATGTCGAGCAATGAAGAATACGCATTGAAAGAAGTATCGAGCGGTGAAGAAGATGCATCAAAAGAGGTATCGAGTGGTGAAGAAGATAAAGCGAAAGAAATATCGAGCGGAAATGAAGATGGAGCAAAGGAAATATCCAATGATGAAGGGTGGGTTTCGGAAGAGGTATCGAGTGGGGAGAAAGGGGAACCGAATGAAATATCGAGCGGTGAAGAACGGGAACCGAATGAAATATCGAGCGGTGAGGGGAACATCATTAAAGACAATGACAAAGGAGATGACGACactgatgatgacgatgatgacgacgataccgatgatgatgacaatgaaactgatgatgatgatgatgacgatgataatgatgatgattag
- the LOC121412129 gene encoding putative surface protein SACOL0050: MVVQLSPTTMPMIVLVNFSPYLNKSKKIKIHIDDDDYDCDDDDCNDGNADDGCDDDDCDDDNADDDCDDDDCEEDDSDDGCDDDDGNDDNANGDCDNDDCDDDNADDDCDDDDCEEDDANDYCDDDDADNDNADDDCDDDDCNDDNADDDCDDDDECDDDADDDCDDDNADDCDDDDCEEDNANDYCDDDDADDDCDDDDCDDDDCNDDNADDDCDDDDCDDDNADDDCDDDDCNDDNADDDCDDDDECDDDADDDCDDDNADDCDDDDCDDDNADDDCDDDDCSDDNANDDCDDDDELPASGNVTVRPMVDAGARSGQLRGVDEGICPPLIP; the protein is encoded by the exons ATGGTTGTGCAGCTTTCACCGACGACGATGCCGATGATCGTCCTAGTAAACTTCTCACCCTATCTTAACAAATCAA agaaaatcaaaatacatattgatgatgacgattatgatTGCGATGATGACGATTGTAATGATGGCAATgctgatgatggttgtgatgatgacgattgtgatgatgacaatgctgatgatgattgtgatgatgacgattgtgAAGAAGACGATTCTGATGATGGTTGTGACGATGACGATGGTAATGATGACAATGCTAATGGTGATTGTGATAATGACgattgtgatgatgacaatgctgatgatgattgCGATGATGACGATTGTGAAGAAGACGATGCTAATGATtattgtgatgatgacgatgctgataatgacaatgctgatgatgattgtgatgatgacgattgtaatgatgacaatgctgatgatgattgtgatgatgacgatgaatgtgatgacgatgctgatgatgattgtgatgatgacaatgctgatgattgtgatgatgacgattgtgAAGAAGACAATGCTAATGATtattgtgatgatgacgatgctgatgatgattgtgatgatgacgattgtgatgatgacgattgtaatgatgacaatgctgatgatgattgtgatgatgacgattgtgatgatgacaatgctgatgatgattgtgatgatgacgattgtaatgatgacaatgctgatgatgattgtgatgatgacgatgaatgtgatgacgatgctgatgatgattgtgatgatgacaatgctgatgattgtgatgatgacgattgtgatgatgacaatgctgatgatgattgtgatgatgacgattgtaGTGATGACAATGctaatgatgattgtgatgatgacgatgaat TGCCGGCCTCGGGAAACGTCACGGTGCGCCCTATGGTGGACGCGGGAGCCCGTAGCGGGCAATTGAGGGGAGTAGACGAGGGCATATGCCCACCGTTGATACCCTAG
- the LOC121411748 gene encoding spore wall protein 2-like isoform X3: MERLFVIVLFVAMATITTAAPVNQSTSVEVKEPPQNMSSGQIDTIEGPKEVSSGEGEEPKPVSSGEQGESEEVSSGEKEEPKEVSSGEQGEPEEVSSGEKEEPKEVSSGEGEEPKPVSSGEQEEPKEIPSGEEDPSKEVSSGEEEKPQEISSNEEGEPKEVSSDEKEEEPKEVSSGEEKPKEMSSNEEDASKEVSSGEEEKPQEISSNEEGEPREVSSGEKEEEPKEVSSGEEDASKEVSSGEEDKAKEISSGNEDGAKEISNDEGWVSEEVSSGEKGEPNEISSGEEREPNEISSGEGNIIKDNDKGDDDTDDDDDDDDTDDDDNETDDDDDDDDNDDD, from the exons ATGGAAAGATTGTTTGTCATCGTTCTGTTTGTTGCTATGGCAACCATTACGACGGCAGCTCCTG TTAACCAGAGCACAAGTGTGGAAGTTAAAGAACCACCGCAGAACATGTCAAGCGGCCAAATAGACACGATAGAGGGACCGAAAGAAGTATCGAGTGGTGAAGGAGAGGAACCGAAACCGGTATCGAGTGGTGAACAGGGGGAATCAGAAGAAGTATCGAGCGGTGAAAAGGAGGAACCGAAAGAAGTGTCGAGTGGTGAACAGGGGGAACCAGAAGAAGTATCGAGCGGTGAAAAGGAGGAACCGAAAGAAGTATCGAGTGGTGAAGGAGAGGAACCGAAACCGGTATCGAGTGGTGAACAGGAGGAACCGAAAGAAATACCGAGTGGTGAAGAAGATCCGTCGAAAGAAGTATCGAGTGGCGAAGAAGAAAAACCGCAAGAAATATCGAGCAATGAAGAAGGGGAGCCGAAAGAAGTATCGAgcgatgaaaaagaagaagagccGAAAGAAGTATCGAGTGGTGAAGAAAAACCGAAAGAAATGTCGAGCAATGAAGAAGATGCGTCGAAAGAAGTATCGAGTGGCGAAGAAGAAAAACCGCAAGAAATATCGAGCAATGAAGAAGGGGAGCCGAGAGAAGTATCGAGCggtgaaaaagaagaagagccGAAAGAA GTATCGAGCGGTGAAGAAGATGCATCAAAAGAGGTATCGAGTGGTGAAGAAGATAAAGCGAAAGAAATATCGAGCGGAAATGAAGATGGAGCAAAGGAAATATCCAATGATGAAGGGTGGGTTTCGGAAGAGGTATCGAGTGGGGAGAAAGGGGAACCGAATGAAATATCGAGCGGTGAAGAACGGGAACCGAATGAAATATCGAGCGGTGAGGGGAACATCATTAAAGACAATGACAAAGGAGATGACGACactgatgatgacgatgatgacgacgataccgatgatgatgacaatgaaactgatgatgatgatgatgacgatgataatgatgatgattag
- the LOC121411748 gene encoding spore wall protein 2-like isoform X2 gives MERLFVIVLFVAMATITTAAPVNQSTSVEVKEPPQNMSSGQIDTIEGPKEVSSGEGEEPKPVSSGEQGESEEVSSGEKEEPKEVSSGEQGEPEEVSSGEKEEPKEVSSGEGEEPKPVSSGEQEEPKEVSSGEEEKPQEISSNEEGEPKEVSSDEKEEEPKEVSSGEEKPKEMSSNEEDASKEVSSGEEEKPQEISSNEEGEPREVSSGEKEEEPKEVSSGEEEKPKEMSSNEEYALKEVSSGEEDASKEVSSGEEDKAKEISSGNEDGAKEISNDEGWVSEEVSSGEKGEPNEISSGEEREPNEISSGEGNIIKDNDKGDDDTDDDDDDDDTDDDDNETDDDDDDDDNDDD, from the exons ATGGAAAGATTGTTTGTCATCGTTCTGTTTGTTGCTATGGCAACCATTACGACGGCAGCTCCTG TTAACCAGAGCACAAGTGTGGAAGTTAAAGAACCACCGCAGAACATGTCAAGCGGCCAAATAGACACGATAGAGGGACCGAAAGAAGTATCGAGTGGTGAAGGAGAGGAACCGAAACCGGTATCGAGTGGTGAACAGGGGGAATCAGAAGAAGTATCGAGCGGTGAAAAGGAGGAACCGAAAGAAGTGTCGAGTGGTGAACAGGGGGAACCAGAAGAAGTATCGAGCGGTGAAAAGGAGGAACCGAAAGAAGTATCGAGTGGTGAAGGAGAGGAACCGAAACCGGTATCGAGTGGTGAACAGGAGGAACCGAAAGAA GTATCGAGTGGCGAAGAAGAAAAACCGCAAGAAATATCGAGCAATGAAGAAGGGGAGCCGAAAGAAGTATCGAgcgatgaaaaagaagaagagccGAAAGAAGTATCGAGTGGTGAAGAAAAACCGAAAGAAATGTCGAGCAATGAAGAAGATGCGTCGAAAGAAGTATCGAGTGGCGAAGAAGAAAAACCGCAAGAAATATCGAGCAATGAAGAAGGGGAGCCGAGAGAAGTATCGAGCggtgaaaaagaagaagagccGAAAGAAGTATCGAGTGGTGAAGAAGAAAAACCGAAAGAAATGTCGAGCAATGAAGAATACGCATTGAAAGAAGTATCGAGCGGTGAAGAAGATGCATCAAAAGAGGTATCGAGTGGTGAAGAAGATAAAGCGAAAGAAATATCGAGCGGAAATGAAGATGGAGCAAAGGAAATATCCAATGATGAAGGGTGGGTTTCGGAAGAGGTATCGAGTGGGGAGAAAGGGGAACCGAATGAAATATCGAGCGGTGAAGAACGGGAACCGAATGAAATATCGAGCGGTGAGGGGAACATCATTAAAGACAATGACAAAGGAGATGACGACactgatgatgacgatgatgacgacgataccgatgatgatgacaatgaaactgatgatgatgatgatgacgatgataatgatgatgattag